CTGCAAGGCAGCGATCATCGCCTTCAGAAGCGCAGTATCTTCGGGCAGGATTGCGGCATCCGCGGGCATGCCCAAAATTACCACCGGTCACGCATGAACGCCATAAAAACAAGGCGATCCAGCCGGATAAATCATCCCACACGGGCCGGCGCCGCACCCCAGTCCGGCCTCCGCCAGTCGATGCCCTCCCACAACATCGCAGCTGCGCCGAGGTCAAACGCGCAGCTCCGTCGCCCGCGCTTGGCCATGGAAACCGGCCGCGCTCGAGCACCTTGTAGAAGAGGCAGAACTCCTGGCCGTCCCAGTCAAGCAGCTTCAAACGGTCGCCCTTGCGGCCCCGAAACGCGAACACCGCCCCATTCGCGGGCTTCTGCCGCAACTGGTCCTGCGCCAGTGCCGCCAGCCCCGCGATACCCTTCCTCATGTCGGTCGCACCGCAGGCCAGACAAACCCGCACCCCGGTCCCCGGCCCGATCATGCCGTCTCCAACAGCCGCACCAGCCGAACCAGCGCCGCGTCCCCGATCCCGTCAGGACACCGCAGCTGCCGACCGATGCGCAGCACCGCCGTGATCTCCGCCAAGGCCCCACCCGGCTCTGCAGAGACCTCCGGCACAGTCGACATCTCTACCGGCAAGAACTGGGCCGCATCGGACGCCTGCCACAGCCCCTTGCGCAGCATCTCCCCTCGCCACTGCTAGATGTGCTGGCGCGTCACGTCATGGTGCCGCGCAACATCCGCCACGGTCCAGCCGTCCACCCCGACCTCGTCCAAGATCGCCAGCTTGGCCTCATCCGTCCAGCGCCTCTGCCGCTCAACCCCAAGCACCAACCCGTTCCGCATGACAGCCTCCATCGCATATGACGTCGGTAACGACGTCAGTAACGACGCAAGTTAAGGCACAGGCCTCACCCTAGGCAGGCGGCCACAACCGGGTGGTTCCAGAAGAGGTGCTGATTCAGTCTTATCAGGGCAACCAGTCCACTAGAATGGACCGGCCGCGGTCCTGTGCTCCAAGATTTTTGAACATTCGATAAGCCGCCGTGGCACCTGTCACGATAATGCGGTTGCCGAAAGTTTCTTCAATCTCCTGAAGCGTGAACGGATTGGGCGCAGGACATACCTGACCCGCCAAGAAGCAAGTCATAACTTTTTGATTTACCTCAAGATGATCTAAAAAATAATGCGAAAGCACGCGAGGAACGGGGTGCTGTCGCCTGCCCAATTCGAACTGTGGCAGCTTGGTTCGACTCCTTGTCGCAAATTAGAGCCGGTTGCACTCAATCGACCTCATAGCCTGCGGCTTTGAAGTAGTTGTAGCACTCCTCGTCGGAGAACAGGTCGCAGACTTGGCCGACCGCGGCCCATCGCTGATCGTAGGTCCGTGCGGCAGCTTTTCTGACAAGAGCCTTGAGCTTGGCAAATGCCATTTCAATCGGATTGAGATCGGGGCTGTATGGCGGCAGGAACAAGAACCACGCGCCGATATCATGCAGTGCCGCCGCAGCGGCAGGGCTCTTGTGGCTGGAGAGGTTGTCCAGAATGACGACGTCGCCGGCCCGGAGCGTCGGGACCAGTTGGGTTTTGATATAAAGTTCGAACATCTCGGCGTTCATCGCCCCGTCGCTCACCCAAGGCGCGTCCAGCCTGTCATGGCGCAGCGCTGCAATGAAGGTCTGGCTCCGCCAATGTCCAAACGGCGCATGATCCACGAAACGTTGCCCGCAAGGCGACCAGCCGGTGGTCTTGGTCATGTTGGTCTTGAGCCCGGTCTCATCAAGGAAAACCAGCCGCGCCAGATGGTTGGCCATGAGGGGTTGGCGCCTTGCGATCCAGATATGACGCAGGCCAGCAACATCCTGGCGCTTCTGTTCAAGCGCCTGCAAGGCTTTTTTTGTGTGTCAATCCAAGCCCGCGCAACATCCGCCAGACAGTGGCACGATGGACGGCGATGCTGTGGGTTTGGGCCAGTTCAGCCACCAGTTCATTGAGCGTGATCTCGCCTTTGGCGGTGACACGCGCCTTGAGCCAACCGGCGACGCCCACCAGCTTCCCGCACCCGCCGCCATTGCCTTGCTGTCTCGGCGTCAACAACCCGGTCTCGCGTCGCAGCTTCACCAGATCGTTGACAATTTCGGCAAGACCCGAAAGTGCCGCGCCGCCTCGCGATGCCCATGCCCTTCGTCCACATAGGTCACGACCCGGGTCCGAAGCTCCATTGGATGTGGCTTGCCCATCAGATCCCCCATCTCTGCCTTAGCACAAGGGAATCATATCCCATAGTGGCTGCCGGAGTAGGTTTCCAGATCCGCCGAGAAATAGACAGCCTGACCGCCCGCTGCCGTGATGGCATCGGCCACCTCGGCCCCGATTGGCGAGCGGTCGATCACCGCAACCGACGCGCCCTCTTGTGCGGCCCGCTCGGCCACGCGGCGGCCAATGCCCTGCGCGGCTCCGGTGATGGCAAAAACCTTATCCCTGAACCGCATCACGCCGCCGCCTTCGTTTCCGAAGGGTTGAACTTCTCAAACAGGAACGAGGTGGGCGTGACGCCAATGCTTGCCATATGGCTGCGCACCGCCTCGATCATCGGCGGCGGGCCGCAGAGGTAGACATCGGCGGCACCGTCCCACAGGTCGGCGGCGGTCAGGTGGTTGGTGGCATAGCCCTTCAGCGGGTGATCGGCCTCGGGGTCGGCGACGATGGTGGTCAGCGTCAGTGAAGGGATCTTGGCCGCCAGCGCCTGCAGGCGGTCCATCTCGACCAGATCGGCCAGTTTGGTCACGG
Above is a window of Paracoccus liaowanqingii DNA encoding:
- the tnpB gene encoding IS66 family insertion sequence element accessory protein TnpB (TnpB, as the term is used for proteins encoded by IS66 family insertion elements, is considered an accessory protein, since TnpC, encoded by a neighboring gene, is a DDE family transposase.) — encoded protein: MIGPGTGVRVCLACGATDMRKGIAGLAALAQDQLRQKPANGAVFAFRGRKGDRLKLLDWDGQEFCLFYKVLERGRFPWPSAGDGAARLTSAQLRCCGRASTGGGRTGVRRRPVWDDLSGWIALFLWRSCVTGGNFGHARGCRNPARRYCASEGDDRCLAGRECHDVGHHPRS
- a CDS encoding transposase, which codes for MRNGLVLGVERQRRWTDEAKLAILDEVGVDGWTVADVARHHDVTRQHI
- a CDS encoding IS630 family transposase, whose protein sequence is MQALEQKRQDVAGLRHIWIARRQPLMANHLARLVFLDETGLKTNMTKTTGWSPCGQRFVDHAPFGHWRSQTFIAALRHDRLDAPWVSDGAMNAEMFELYIKTQLVPTLRAGDVVILDNLSSHKSPAAAAALHDIGAWFLFLPPYSPDLNPIEMAFAKLKALVRKAAARTYDQRWAAVGQVCDLFSDEECYNYFKAAGYEVD
- a CDS encoding COG3415 family protein, with translation MKLRRETGLLTPRQQGNGGGCGKLVGVAGWLKARVTAKGEITLNELVAELAQTHSIAVHRATVWRMLRGLGLTHKKSLAGA
- a CDS encoding SDR family NAD(P)-dependent oxidoreductase yields the protein MRFRDKVFAITGAAQGIGRRVAERAAQEGASVAVIDRSPIGAEVADAITAAGGQAVYFSADLETYSGSHYGI